In Leptolyngbya sp. NIES-2104, the genomic window CGACATACAACTGTCCTACTTCTCCCGTCACCATGACCAAGGGAGCGAAAACCACGACGTTTGTGAGCGTTGAGCCGAGCATGGCTGCCCACACCTCTTGAGTCCCGTCAACCGCAGCTTGCAGTGGCTGCTTACCCTGCTGCATGTGGGTAAAAATGTTCTCTACTACGACAATGGCATTATCGACCATCATCCCAATTGCAAAGGATAAACCTGCCAGACTGATGATATTCAATGTGCGACCAAATAAATGCATCACAGTGAACGTCATGATCAACGATGTGGGAATGGTTAAGGCAATTACAGCAACCGTTCGCATGGAACCCAAAAACAACAGCAAAACTGCCGTTGCCAGCAATGCTCCTGAAACTAGGTTGCCTTGCACGAACGCAATTGCTTGATTGATGTATTCGCTCTCATCGTAATTGTAGACAAACTGAATCCCTTCTCCCTCCTGGTCAAACTGGGCTTCCAGTTCTGTAATTGCCGATCGCACTCCTCTAGCGACGTTCGGCACATTCGCACCCACTTGTCGAACAATGCCGATTACAACCGTCTCCATGTCGTTAAAGACGAGCGCACTATCCCTGGTTCTGCGTCCCATCTGAACGGTTGCCACATCCCGCAAATAGACCGTGCCAGACGCATCACGCCGGAGAATAAATGCTTCAATTTGCTTTACTTCTTGCGATCGGCTTAATGTCCGTACCCGATATTCACGCCGACCTAGTTCCAGCGGACCCCCTCGGATATCGCGGTTGTTTTCCTGCAAAACCCGCACCACATCTCCAATCGTCAGGTTGCGATCCGTTAGCGCCTGCGGATTCACCAGCACTTCGACTTCACGCTGTCGTCCACCGGCTGTGACAAATTGCCCCACGCCATTCACTTGTCGCAATCGCGGCACAATCACTTCTTCTACTAAGTCGCGGTAATGGTCAGGGTTACTTTCAAATCCCGCTTTCGGCTGCATGGGTATCCACATCATCGGAGAGCTATTGCCCCCGACCAATTCCACATTCGATTCATCGGCTTCTTCTGGCAAACTGTCTGCTTGCTGTAAGCGATTGATGACATCAACGAGGCGATCGTTCAGGTTATTGCCCTCCTCGAATTCCAATGTAATCACGCTCAAGCCCGTCCGAGAGATGCTGCTGACTTCCTGAACACCCTGAACTTGCTCCATTTGTTCTTCGATCGAGCGCGTCACCAACTCTTCGACTTCGACCGGAGCCGCTCCCAAATAAGGAGTAGTGATGGTAATTTCAGGACGATCGCCACCGGGCTGCAACTCTAGCGGCAAATTCAGCAGTGCCAGAATTCCGAGTAGCGCCAGCAAAACAAACAGCACGAATGTTCCGTGCCGCCAACGCACAGATGCTTCAATCAAATTCATAATCGCTTAACCTCTTCCTGCTTCTCTCACTTGAACGGCGGCACCGTTCTGCAATCCATCGCCGCCGCGGACCACGATCGGCTGACCCGCTTGCAGTTGTTGATTCGCAATGGCAACTCGTTCACCCATATCGGACACGAGTTCTACTTCAACTTGAGTAGCAGTGCCATTGGTAACCGTAAAGACATACCACCGACCCTGCCGTTGCGTCAGGGCATCTCGCGAGATTACAAAACCAGGCGTGTTGGATGGCAATTCTAAGCGACCTGTAATCGCCATCCCAGATAGTAATCCTTGCGGTGGATTGTTGAGTTGCACCCGAACGCGCTGTCGTCTAGATGCCGAATCAGCCGATGGCACGATGCCTGTCAGCGTGGCGCGTCCTTGCCATTGCGGTAAAGCACGGGCACTCAGCCCGATCGGTAGTCCAGAGGCAATTCTGCCGCTCAACTCCTCCGGTAATTCCAGAAATACATCCAGTCGATCGCCCGCCACCAGCGTCGTCACTTCCCCTGAGCTTTCGACATAGTCTCCGGGACTCACCCGACGCTCTCGCACTACGCCTGCTGTTGGTGCGGTAATTTGAGTCCGTTGCAGAGCTAATCGAGCCTGATTAACCCCTGCTTCAGCCGCCGTAACCGTAGCTCGTTGTGCTGCGATTTCTTCGGCAGTGGGACCCGCTTCGGCTTCGGCTAACTCAGCTTGGGCGGATAGCCGTGCACCCTGTGCATCATTCAGAACGGCTTGTGTTTCCACTAATAAACGCTGAGCGGCTGCCCCTTGTTGCACCAGGCTGTTGATCCGATTGAAATTATCTGCGGCGGCTCGTTCTCGTGCTTGAGCCGATCGCACCACAGCCTGACGTTGAGCAATAATTTCCGGGCGAGTGCCAACTTCCAATCGTGCCAAATTACTGCGTGCCTCAGCAAGCTCCGCTTGAGCTTCAGCCAGCGCCAACTGCTGATCACTGTCATTTAGAATCGCGATCGGTGTTCCAACCGTAACTCGATCGCCTGGTTGTACCAGCACTTGTCGAATCACACCATTGGTCTGAGCACGCACCGTTGCCTGTGCCGTAGACTCAACCTGCCCTAGCAGTTCGATCGGTCTTACCCCAGTTCCTGGTGAAAGTTTCGTTACCTCTACGGTACGAGGCGGTGTTTGAGGAGACTGAGTAGGTTGGGCTGCTCCACTGGTAGAAGCAATCCAACGCCAAGCTGTAACTCCACCCGTCATCAGAGATAGCGCCACTATTGCCCATACCCAAGGCTTCTTAAAGCGGAATGGACTAGGGCTAGACTGAGGACTGCTTGATGAATCAGTTTGCGAACTCAATTGTAAATCAGACTGCGAATTCGGTTGTGAATCCGAAGACGGGAACTGCGATTCAGATGCGCTCATAATACCTCTCTAATTCACCAAAAGATCGACATTGAACCGCTGCGCTCACAGTGTGAGACATCTTGCAATCCCTCACACTGTGAGCGTAGCTATCTAGCTGCTGATTGCTGATACTTGACGTTTATGCAGAAAGTTTCTTTTAGGGACGGAAACGGAACCCCATCCCTTTCACCGTTTCAATTCGATCGCTGCCCAGCTTCTTGCGTAAATGTCCGATGTACACATTGACGATGTTGGAATCTGGATCATAGTCATACCCCCAGACGTGATTCAGCAATTGCTCTTTGCTCAACACATGCATTGGGTGCCGCAGAAAGACTTCGGTTAAAAAGCATTCGCGGGCTGACAAATCAACGAGTCGATCGCCCACCCAGACCTGTCGAGTTTTGAGATCGAGCGCCACAGTTCCGACTTGCAGTAGTGTTTCTTGCCCTTTAGAAGAGTGATGAGTTCGTAACCGGACTCGAATTCGCGCCAGCAGTTCCTCAAAGCGAAACGGCTTGGTAACATAGTCATCCGCACCCCCCTCCAGTCCAGCTACCGTGTCCTCAACGCCATCCCGCGCCGTCAGCACAATGATGGGCAACGATTCGCCTTGACCGCGCAACTCTTTGAGTACCACTAAGCCGTCTTTGCCAGGTAGTCCCAGATCGAGAATCATCAAATCAAAATCCTCGCTGCACGCCAGGCTTGCTGCCTCACGACCATCTTTAGCCACCAGGGTTGTGAACCCGTTCGCTTGCAGTCCGGTTTCCAGAAAGTCGGTGATGTGAGGATTGTCCTCGGCGATGAGAATCCGATTCATCAGTAGCAATCTCCTTGGCGATTAAAGGCATGACTAGGGTAAAAGTAGAACCGTAACCGAGCTGGCTGGATAGCTCAATCCAGCCTCCGTGTGCGTTAACAA contains:
- a CDS encoding response regulator transcription factor, which gives rise to MNRILIAEDNPHITDFLETGLQANGFTTLVAKDGREAASLACSEDFDLMILDLGLPGKDGLVVLKELRGQGESLPIIVLTARDGVEDTVAGLEGGADDYVTKPFRFEELLARIRVRLRTHHSSKGQETLLQVGTVALDLKTRQVWVGDRLVDLSARECFLTEVFLRHPMHVLSKEQLLNHVWGYDYDPDSNIVNVYIGHLRKKLGSDRIETVKGMGFRFRP
- a CDS encoding efflux RND transporter periplasmic adaptor subunit; the protein is MSASESQFPSSDSQPNSQSDLQLSSQTDSSSSPQSSPSPFRFKKPWVWAIVALSLMTGGVTAWRWIASTSGAAQPTQSPQTPPRTVEVTKLSPGTGVRPIELLGQVESTAQATVRAQTNGVIRQVLVQPGDRVTVGTPIAILNDSDQQLALAEAQAELAEARSNLARLEVGTRPEIIAQRQAVVRSAQARERAAADNFNRINSLVQQGAAAQRLLVETQAVLNDAQGARLSAQAELAEAEAGPTAEEIAAQRATVTAAEAGVNQARLALQRTQITAPTAGVVRERRVSPGDYVESSGEVTTLVAGDRLDVFLELPEELSGRIASGLPIGLSARALPQWQGRATLTGIVPSADSASRRQRVRVQLNNPPQGLLSGMAITGRLELPSNTPGFVISRDALTQRQGRWYVFTVTNGTATQVEVELVSDMGERVAIANQQLQAGQPIVVRGGDGLQNGAAVQVREAGRG